In the genome of Chlamydia trachomatis A/HAR-13, one region contains:
- the dnaX gene encoding DNA polymerase III subunit gamma/tau, whose product MTSYQVSSRRYRPNNFSEILGQDIVVSILKNSLRLNRAAHAYIFSGIRGTGKTTLARVFAKALNCQNPTQDQEPCNQCAICKEISLGTSMDVIEIDGASHRGIEDIRQINETVLFVPSKSRYKIYIIDEVHMLTKEAFNSLLKTLEEPPVHVKFFLATTEIAKIPNTISSRCQKMLLKRISEETIIDKLATIAKQEGTETSREALLPIAKAAQGSLRDAESLYDYVVGLFPESLDPDSTAKALGILSEDSLYQLAEAITTQNYEQALTPVSDAMQMGVAPAHFLQDVTLLFRSFLLKQYSKQLHSVATKYSSEILLEILDFLGESARHINLALFEKTFLETVIIRLLRIYSRPTFSQLVSQIRQPAPTQIRPIPTASELESCPPQIKSSNTEETKSSPQPTAVAKLSQGSLLTAASSQTKKETIHQETLPPSLDKISPSESAAIDTLLQFAVVEFSGVLTKEPKHG is encoded by the coding sequence ATGACCTCTTATCAAGTTTCTTCAAGAAGGTACCGCCCGAACAATTTTTCCGAGATTCTTGGCCAGGATATAGTCGTGTCTATACTCAAGAATTCCCTGCGTCTGAATCGCGCAGCACACGCCTACATATTTTCTGGTATTCGTGGGACAGGCAAAACAACGTTAGCCCGTGTATTTGCTAAAGCATTAAATTGTCAAAATCCTACACAAGATCAAGAGCCTTGTAATCAATGCGCTATTTGCAAAGAGATCTCTCTTGGAACGTCTATGGATGTTATCGAAATCGATGGTGCTTCTCATCGAGGAATCGAAGATATCCGGCAAATTAACGAAACAGTCCTCTTTGTCCCTTCAAAATCTCGCTACAAGATCTATATTATTGATGAAGTACATATGCTAACTAAAGAGGCTTTCAATTCTCTACTAAAGACGTTGGAAGAGCCTCCTGTGCATGTGAAATTTTTCCTTGCCACAACGGAAATTGCAAAAATTCCTAATACAATATCCAGTCGCTGTCAGAAAATGCTCTTAAAACGCATTTCTGAAGAGACCATCATCGATAAGCTAGCAACTATCGCAAAACAAGAAGGTACAGAAACTTCACGAGAAGCTCTTCTCCCCATTGCTAAAGCTGCTCAAGGAAGTCTTCGCGATGCCGAGTCGCTTTATGATTACGTAGTAGGTCTCTTTCCTGAATCTTTAGATCCAGACAGCACAGCTAAAGCTCTCGGTATTCTTTCCGAGGATAGCCTGTATCAACTTGCAGAAGCCATTACTACCCAAAATTACGAACAAGCGCTAACGCCTGTTTCCGATGCTATGCAAATGGGGGTTGCTCCAGCCCATTTTCTTCAAGATGTAACTTTGCTTTTCCGTAGTTTCCTCTTAAAGCAATATTCTAAACAACTCCATTCTGTAGCGACTAAATACTCCTCCGAAATTCTATTAGAAATACTCGATTTTCTAGGAGAATCTGCACGACATATTAATCTCGCGTTATTTGAAAAAACTTTTCTAGAAACGGTGATTATTCGTCTTCTACGAATTTACTCTCGCCCTACATTCTCTCAGCTTGTCTCACAGATACGACAACCTGCACCAACTCAAATACGCCCTATCCCTACTGCCTCAGAACTAGAATCTTGCCCACCACAAATCAAATCAAGCAATACTGAGGAAACAAAATCATCACCACAACCAACAGCTGTAGCAAAACTCTCCCAAGGAAGCCTGTTAACCGCTGCCTCATCACAAACTAAGAAAGAAACTATCCATCAGGAAACACTACCCCCCTCTCTCGATAAGATTTCCCCTTCTGAATCCGCAGCCATCGACACGCTGTTACAATTTGCTGTTGTAGAATTTTCTGGAGTTTTAACTAAGGAGCCAAAACATGGGTAG
- a CDS encoding YbaB/EbfC family nucleoid-associated protein, which translates to MGSGYAKKKKEAKLMERQFMEMEASLEQKRFSGEAGNGLVSVTINGKCDLVDVRIKPDCLDPEDPEVVADLFRAAFKAAKAALDSEMSAMQMGMPF; encoded by the coding sequence ATGGGTAGCGGTTACGCTAAAAAGAAAAAAGAAGCCAAATTAATGGAACGCCAATTCATGGAAATGGAGGCCTCTCTTGAACAGAAACGTTTTTCTGGAGAGGCTGGAAATGGCTTGGTATCTGTAACTATCAACGGAAAATGTGACCTGGTTGATGTTCGAATTAAACCAGATTGTCTAGATCCTGAAGATCCTGAAGTAGTGGCAGACTTATTCCGCGCAGCATTTAAAGCAGCTAAAGCAGCTTTGGATAGTGAAATGTCCGCTATGCAAATGGGAATGCCGTTCTAA
- the ptsP gene encoding phosphoenolpyruvate--protein phosphotransferase has product MSVTGQDNKELQQEFVIVGEPIVPGIGLGKALLLGKSSLRIRELTLPQEEVEHEISRYYKALKRSRSDLAALEKEAKGKQGYQEIASILQAHLEIIKDPLLTEEVVKTIRKDRKNAEFVFSSVMGEIEKSLCAVQKTTATRVDRVQDIHDISNRVIGHLCCQHKSSLGEFDQNLIVFSEELTPSEAANANPEYIRGFVSLEGAKTSHTAIVSLAKNIPYVANFTTELWDTIKEFSGTLVLINGDKGEITFNPQLSTIQTYYRKQASVSVTVPVQVQTGKNLPLISLSAQIVSTEELPMIERESPGTSVGLFRSEFMAFSLGRLPCVEEQADQYAQLVQFQCSDIHVLRLFDFGEDKECPCISSSHRSVRWLLEQEKVLKEQLQAIAIVSRIGRLKVLIPGVIDASEIALVKRLFQEEIRLLKGISENILWGSMIEIPSAVWMIEEILQESSFVALGTNDLAQYTLGTSRERSLLGERSRVPHPSVIRMIHHVVEQAKQKNVPVSVCGEMAGDPALLPMFLGLGVKELSAVIPAINSLKMRLLDLNSRGCSRLTKQLLRAKTYEEVHQLLYV; this is encoded by the coding sequence ATGAGCGTTACGGGTCAAGATAATAAGGAGTTGCAACAGGAGTTTGTTATTGTAGGGGAGCCTATAGTCCCTGGAATAGGGCTAGGGAAAGCTTTATTGTTGGGCAAATCTTCTTTGCGGATACGAGAGCTAACTCTTCCTCAAGAAGAAGTGGAACATGAGATCAGTCGCTACTACAAGGCTTTGAAGAGATCTCGTTCAGATCTAGCTGCTTTAGAAAAAGAAGCAAAGGGAAAGCAGGGATATCAAGAGATAGCTTCCATTTTGCAGGCACATCTAGAAATTATAAAAGACCCTCTTCTCACGGAAGAGGTGGTTAAAACAATTAGAAAAGATCGAAAGAATGCGGAGTTTGTTTTTTCTTCTGTCATGGGAGAGATAGAGAAATCTCTATGTGCTGTACAGAAGACGACTGCTACCAGAGTAGATCGAGTTCAGGATATCCATGATATTTCTAATCGAGTGATTGGCCATCTTTGTTGTCAGCATAAGAGTTCTTTAGGGGAGTTTGATCAGAATCTTATTGTCTTTTCGGAAGAGCTTACTCCCTCGGAAGCCGCAAATGCTAATCCCGAGTACATCAGGGGCTTTGTATCTTTAGAGGGCGCAAAAACTTCGCATACCGCGATTGTATCTTTGGCTAAAAATATTCCTTATGTTGCCAATTTTACTACAGAGTTATGGGATACTATTAAAGAGTTTAGTGGGACATTAGTTCTCATTAATGGGGATAAGGGAGAGATTACGTTTAATCCTCAGCTAAGTACGATACAAACTTATTATCGTAAGCAAGCGTCTGTTTCTGTCACTGTTCCAGTGCAGGTGCAGACAGGGAAAAATCTGCCTCTTATCTCTCTCTCAGCACAGATAGTAAGTACAGAAGAATTGCCCATGATTGAAAGGGAGTCTCCAGGGACAAGTGTTGGGCTCTTCCGTTCAGAATTTATGGCTTTTTCTTTGGGACGCTTACCCTGTGTTGAAGAACAAGCTGATCAATATGCTCAATTAGTTCAGTTTCAGTGTTCAGATATTCATGTATTGCGTTTGTTTGATTTTGGAGAGGATAAAGAGTGTCCTTGTATTTCCTCTTCTCATCGGTCAGTACGGTGGTTATTAGAACAAGAAAAAGTATTGAAGGAGCAGTTGCAGGCTATTGCTATTGTTTCTAGAATAGGACGACTTAAGGTATTGATTCCTGGGGTGATAGATGCTTCAGAAATTGCTTTAGTAAAGCGGCTTTTTCAAGAAGAAATTCGGCTATTGAAAGGGATCAGTGAAAATATCTTATGGGGAAGCATGATAGAGATCCCTTCTGCAGTTTGGATGATAGAGGAAATTTTACAAGAGAGTTCTTTTGTAGCTTTAGGTACTAATGATCTTGCTCAGTATACTTTAGGCACTTCTAGAGAGCGTTCCTTACTTGGGGAGCGGAGTAGAGTGCCGCATCCTTCTGTTATTAGAATGATTCATCATGTTGTAGAGCAGGCTAAACAGAAGAATGTTCCCGTATCTGTATGTGGAGAGATGGCAGGAGACCCTGCTCTTCTGCCTATGTTTTTAGGACTAGGGGTAAAGGAGTTATCAGCTGTCATCCCAGCAATAAATTCTTTGAAAATGCGATTATTAGATTTGAACTCAAGGGGGTGCTCTCGTTTAACGAAGCAGTTATTGCGGGCGAAAACATACGAAGAGGTTCATCAACTCCTGTATGTGTAA
- a CDS encoding HPr family phosphocarrier protein: protein MSGGNDSVLHRPVEAPLMEDGELSAVFTIRNSSGIHVRPAGTIVKLFEGEECEATLTYLGKTVNARSVMSILMLGASYNGEVAVHIKGPSASRVMQKLSEVFNSGFGEL, encoded by the coding sequence ATGAGTGGGGGGAATGATTCAGTTCTTCATAGGCCTGTAGAAGCTCCTCTTATGGAAGATGGGGAACTCTCAGCAGTTTTTACGATACGGAATTCTTCTGGGATACACGTGCGTCCGGCTGGTACTATTGTTAAACTCTTCGAAGGCGAAGAATGCGAAGCGACTCTGACCTATTTAGGGAAAACCGTGAACGCTAGGAGCGTCATGAGTATTCTTATGTTAGGAGCTTCTTATAATGGCGAGGTTGCTGTTCATATAAAAGGCCCCTCTGCTTCTCGAGTAATGCAGAAACTCTCCGAGGTTTTTAATTCTGGATTCGGAGAGTTGTAA
- a CDS encoding ComEC/Rec2 family competence protein encodes MLRYLYTTAFLTSLHRLSALRIRLFSSCSVFQKQHPIFIGSAYWLAGMLAHQAPICCALLIVALHPFIPKRCLKTLFSLSICFGVPLLFSPLISPSNTSRSVANSKIQVAKESASGYFLIKKKLTHRYSGTALSLETEDKQSYQNLPCSIISTIPLSEHTVYHLEGCVSKSSCPITFRSSKLINTPTQSSIFLRNSSNYSLPILKENFRFFLHQRILNLFSDKDIGRFSSSLILGTPLSYKHKELFKSKGLSHLFSVSGWHFSLFANTFFFLLGTLSPKKRGLWVLFLLSLLNFVFPTSPSVFRTWFSSILFCLAPFSIGHCSSLNRLGISFIFCSLFFPISSPALILSFLATLGILFFFVPLLRFFYSPWESLFGTRWFLFPLRFVFTTLSISLAAQLFIVFPMIRMFKILPLDGLIYNLFYPTLVMPIFLMIPLSFLNPLLSHLSESYISWILDLPWLHAPNVLISLTSAPPTLEWITLVSIILVYIGALSSVGKAVNTAVDHSIIL; translated from the coding sequence ATGTTACGCTATCTTTATACCACTGCATTCCTAACCTCATTACATCGCCTATCTGCCTTACGGATAAGGCTATTTAGTTCCTGCTCTGTCTTCCAAAAACAACATCCTATTTTCATTGGGAGCGCCTACTGGTTAGCAGGCATGCTTGCTCATCAAGCTCCTATCTGCTGCGCACTCTTGATTGTAGCGCTACATCCTTTTATTCCCAAACGCTGTTTGAAAACGCTCTTTTCCTTGAGTATTTGTTTTGGAGTCCCTCTACTATTCTCTCCTTTAATATCTCCATCAAACACATCACGCTCTGTTGCTAACTCTAAAATACAAGTGGCAAAAGAATCTGCATCCGGATATTTCTTAATTAAAAAAAAACTCACTCACCGCTATTCTGGAACAGCTCTTTCCTTAGAAACGGAAGATAAACAATCCTATCAAAACCTCCCTTGCTCCATCATTTCTACTATTCCACTTAGTGAGCATACCGTGTATCACTTAGAAGGCTGCGTATCTAAATCTTCATGCCCTATTACTTTTCGCTCATCAAAACTTATAAATACACCCACGCAATCCTCTATTTTTCTGAGAAATTCTTCGAACTATTCTCTTCCTATTCTCAAAGAAAATTTCCGATTCTTTCTTCATCAGAGGATCCTCAACCTATTTTCAGACAAAGATATTGGTCGATTCTCATCCAGTTTAATCCTTGGCACTCCCCTCTCTTACAAACATAAAGAGCTATTCAAAAGCAAAGGATTGTCCCATCTTTTTTCTGTATCAGGATGGCATTTCTCACTATTTGCCAATACCTTCTTCTTTTTATTAGGAACGCTTTCCCCCAAAAAACGAGGTCTCTGGGTCCTCTTTCTACTCTCTCTTCTTAATTTCGTATTCCCAACCTCTCCCTCTGTATTTAGGACCTGGTTCTCTAGTATTCTATTCTGCCTGGCTCCTTTTTCTATAGGACACTGCTCTAGCCTGAATCGACTAGGTATTAGTTTTATTTTTTGCTCGCTCTTTTTCCCTATATCATCCCCAGCGCTAATACTCAGTTTTTTAGCGACTTTAGGCATTTTATTTTTCTTTGTACCGCTATTACGTTTCTTTTACTCTCCCTGGGAATCATTATTCGGCACTCGTTGGTTTCTCTTCCCTCTTCGGTTTGTATTCACAACCCTATCAATCTCTCTTGCTGCCCAGCTTTTTATCGTTTTCCCAATGATTCGAATGTTTAAAATTCTCCCTTTAGATGGACTTATCTATAACCTGTTCTACCCTACACTCGTTATGCCCATCTTCCTTATGATTCCCTTATCATTCCTTAATCCTCTCCTATCACACCTCTCTGAATCCTACATCTCCTGGATCCTTGATCTTCCTTGGCTACATGCTCCAAACGTCCTTATCTCGCTTACATCAGCTCCCCCGACTTTAGAGTGGATAACACTTGTCTCTATTATTCTTGTTTACATAGGGGCTCTATCCTCTGTGGGGAAGGCTGTAAATACAGCTGTAGATCACTCGATTATTCTCTAA
- a CDS encoding alpha-ketoacid dehydrogenase subunit alpha/beta, with translation MRHSVYQLDSAVENVFRLAWTLRFSERKMLLLSRQSGSGGSFQLSCAGHELAGVVAAKSLIPGKDWAFPYYRDQGFPLGLGCDLSEIFASFLARTTQNHSAGRMMPYHYSHKKLRICCQSSVVGTQFLQAAGRAWGVKNSGKSEVVYVSGGDGSTSQGEFHEMLNFASLHQLPLVIAIQNNQWAISVPFADQCGADLVALGNSYSGLATYEVDGGDVSALTQTFERAVSDVRHRHIPALVIVNVVRLESHSNSDNQAKYRSEEDLSCCQAQDPLVRLEKSLLDDFGVAHEVIEQIKAELQETVNQACELAESAPFPCKGATKHEVFAPYNISLIDYENALETASLQKLEPRVMRDAITEALVEEMQRDPGVVVFGEDVAGNKGGVFGVTRTLTEQFGENRCFNMPLAEATIIGAAVGMAFDGFYKPVAEIQFADYIWPGINQLFSEAASIYYRSAGEWEMPIVIRTPCGGYIQGGPYHSQNIEAFLAHCPGLKVVYPSNAADAKALLKAAIRDPNPVVFLEHKALYQRRLFSTTPVFSSDYVLPFGQARIVHPGTDLTIVSWGMSLVMSVEVARDLLELGISVEVIDLRTIVPCDFATVCESVKKTGKLLVVHEASEFCGFGSELVALVAERAYRYLDAPIKRIGALHAPVPYSKVLENEVLPQKEKIFQEAKLLAEF, from the coding sequence GTGAGACACTCCGTATACCAATTAGACTCTGCTGTTGAGAATGTATTCAGGTTGGCATGGACTTTGAGATTCTCAGAGCGGAAGATGTTGTTGTTATCTCGCCAGAGTGGTTCCGGTGGCTCTTTTCAATTATCTTGCGCTGGTCATGAGCTTGCAGGTGTTGTGGCTGCAAAAAGCTTGATTCCGGGAAAGGACTGGGCATTTCCTTATTACCGGGATCAAGGATTCCCTTTAGGATTGGGATGCGATCTTTCTGAAATCTTCGCTTCTTTTTTGGCTCGGACTACACAGAATCATTCTGCTGGTAGAATGATGCCTTACCATTATTCCCATAAAAAGCTTCGTATATGCTGTCAGTCTAGTGTTGTTGGTACACAGTTTTTGCAGGCTGCGGGGCGTGCCTGGGGTGTTAAGAATTCTGGGAAGAGTGAAGTTGTATATGTATCGGGCGGTGATGGATCTACTTCTCAAGGAGAGTTCCACGAGATGCTGAATTTTGCATCTCTGCATCAACTCCCTCTAGTGATAGCCATACAAAATAATCAGTGGGCCATTTCCGTTCCTTTTGCTGACCAATGTGGCGCAGATCTGGTAGCTTTAGGTAATAGTTATTCAGGCCTGGCTACTTATGAGGTTGACGGTGGAGATGTATCTGCGTTGACACAGACTTTTGAGCGGGCTGTTTCTGATGTAAGACACCGACATATTCCGGCTCTTGTTATTGTCAATGTCGTTCGGTTAGAGTCTCATAGTAATTCGGATAATCAGGCCAAGTATCGTTCAGAAGAAGATTTATCGTGTTGCCAAGCGCAAGATCCTCTGGTGCGTTTAGAAAAGTCTCTGCTTGATGATTTTGGGGTTGCGCATGAGGTGATTGAGCAAATAAAGGCTGAGCTTCAAGAAACTGTTAATCAGGCTTGTGAGCTTGCTGAGTCTGCTCCTTTCCCTTGCAAAGGAGCAACCAAACACGAAGTATTTGCTCCCTACAATATTTCCTTAATAGATTATGAAAATGCATTAGAAACTGCCTCCTTACAGAAATTAGAGCCTAGAGTTATGCGTGACGCTATCACAGAGGCTTTAGTTGAAGAGATGCAGAGAGATCCTGGAGTAGTTGTTTTTGGTGAGGATGTCGCAGGAAATAAGGGAGGCGTTTTCGGCGTTACAAGGACTCTGACAGAGCAATTCGGAGAAAACCGATGTTTTAATATGCCTTTAGCAGAGGCCACTATTATCGGAGCTGCTGTAGGAATGGCTTTTGATGGTTTCTATAAGCCGGTTGCAGAGATTCAATTTGCAGACTATATTTGGCCAGGTATCAACCAGCTGTTTTCTGAAGCAGCGAGTATCTACTATCGCTCTGCCGGAGAATGGGAAATGCCCATTGTAATAAGAACTCCTTGCGGAGGGTATATTCAAGGCGGACCATATCATTCCCAGAATATAGAAGCTTTTCTTGCTCATTGTCCTGGATTAAAGGTGGTCTATCCTTCCAATGCTGCGGATGCTAAAGCTTTATTAAAAGCTGCTATTCGAGATCCTAATCCGGTGGTATTTTTAGAGCATAAAGCTTTGTATCAACGGCGTTTGTTTAGTACGACGCCTGTATTTTCTTCTGATTATGTTCTTCCTTTCGGACAAGCACGTATTGTGCATCCAGGTACAGACTTAACTATTGTTTCTTGGGGAATGTCTCTAGTAATGAGCGTAGAGGTGGCCAGAGATCTATTAGAATTAGGGATTTCTGTTGAAGTTATTGATTTGCGAACGATTGTTCCTTGTGATTTTGCTACTGTATGTGAGTCAGTTAAAAAAACAGGGAAGTTATTAGTTGTTCATGAAGCTTCAGAGTTTTGTGGGTTTGGTAGTGAACTGGTTGCTTTGGTAGCAGAGAGAGCTTACAGATATCTTGACGCTCCTATCAAGCGGATAGGAGCGTTGCATGCTCCTGTTCCTTACTCTAAGGTATTGGAAAATGAGGTGCTACCTCAAAAAGAAAAAATCTTCCAAGAGGCAAAACTACTGGCAGAGTTTTAG
- the dnaJ gene encoding molecular chaperone DnaJ, whose product MDYYTILGVAKTATPEEIKKAYRKLAVKYHPDKNPGDAEAERRFKEVSEAYEVLGDAQKRESYDRYGKDGPFAGAGGFGGAGMGNMEDALRTFMGAFGGDFGGNGGGFFEGLFGGLGEAFGMRGGSESSRQGASKKVHITLSFEEAAKGVEKELLVSGYKSCDACSGSGANTAKGVKVCDRCKGSGQVVQSRGFFSMASTCPDCSGEGRVITDPCSVCRGQGRIKDKRSVHVNIPAGVDSGMRLKMEGYGDAGQNGAPAGDLYVFIDVEPHPVFERHGDDLVLELPIGFVDAALGIKKEIPTLLKEGTCRLSIPEGIQSGTVLKVRGQGFPNVHGKSRGDLLVRVSVETPQHLSNEQKDLLRQFAATEKAENFPKKRSFLDKIKGFFSDFAV is encoded by the coding sequence ATGGATTACTACACGATATTGGGTGTAGCGAAGACTGCTACTCCTGAAGAAATAAAGAAAGCTTACCGTAAGCTCGCTGTAAAGTACCATCCAGATAAGAATCCTGGGGATGCTGAAGCAGAGCGACGCTTTAAAGAAGTTTCTGAAGCCTATGAAGTATTAGGTGATGCGCAGAAGCGGGAGTCATATGATCGTTACGGCAAAGACGGTCCATTTGCTGGTGCTGGAGGATTCGGTGGCGCTGGCATGGGGAATATGGAAGACGCTTTGCGAACATTTATGGGAGCTTTTGGCGGCGATTTCGGTGGTAATGGAGGCGGTTTCTTTGAAGGGCTTTTTGGAGGACTTGGAGAAGCTTTCGGAATGCGTGGAGGCTCAGAAAGTTCTCGACAAGGAGCTAGTAAGAAGGTGCATATTACGCTGTCCTTCGAGGAGGCGGCAAAAGGTGTTGAAAAAGAACTTCTTGTTTCAGGCTATAAATCTTGTGATGCTTGTTCTGGTAGTGGAGCCAATACTGCTAAAGGTGTAAAAGTTTGTGATCGATGCAAGGGCTCTGGTCAGGTAGTGCAAAGCCGAGGCTTTTTCTCCATGGCTTCTACTTGCCCTGATTGTAGTGGTGAAGGTCGGGTTATCACAGATCCTTGTTCAGTTTGTCGTGGGCAGGGACGTATCAAGGATAAACGTAGCGTCCATGTTAATATCCCAGCTGGAGTCGATTCTGGGATGAGATTAAAGATGGAAGGCTATGGAGATGCTGGCCAAAATGGAGCGCCTGCAGGGGATCTGTATGTTTTTATTGATGTAGAGCCTCATCCTGTTTTCGAGCGCCATGGGGATGATTTAGTTTTAGAGCTTCCTATTGGATTTGTTGATGCGGCTTTAGGGATCAAGAAGGAAATCCCCACACTCTTAAAAGAAGGTACTTGCCGTTTGAGTATCCCAGAAGGGATTCAGAGCGGAACAGTTCTTAAAGTTAGAGGGCAGGGATTCCCTAATGTGCATGGGAAATCCAGAGGAGATCTTTTAGTAAGAGTATCTGTGGAGACTCCCCAGCACCTATCTAATGAACAAAAAGATTTATTGAGACAGTTTGCTGCTACAGAGAAGGCTGAAAATTTCCCTAAGAAACGGAGTTTCTTAGACAAAATCAAAGGTTTTTTTTCTGACTTTGCTGTATAG
- the rpsU gene encoding 30S ribosomal protein S21 gives MPSVKVRVGEPIDRALRILKKKIDKEGILKTSKSHRFYDKPSVKKRAKSKAAAKYRGR, from the coding sequence ATGCCCAGTGTTAAAGTCAGAGTTGGAGAGCCTATAGATCGAGCTCTAAGAATTTTAAAGAAAAAAATCGACAAAGAAGGAATTTTGAAAACTTCTAAGTCTCATAGATTCTACGACAAACCTTCTGTAAAAAAACGAGCAAAATCCAAGGCTGCAGCCAAATATCGTGGTCGTTAG
- a CDS encoding tRNA threonylcarbamoyladenosine biosynthesis protein TsaB, whose amino-acid sequence MYKYFIVDTSGSQPFLAYVDCRDVLEVWSLPTGPDQGVVLNFIFNSLDLPFQGIGVSVGPGGFSATRVGVAFAQGLSLAKNVPLVGYSSLEGYLSLGQEEEALLLPLGKKGGVVALNSELSLDGFLLTDTTSTPGILLSYSEALEYCLDKGCCHVISPDPTYFVELFSLRISVRKVVPCIDRIRKYVVSQFVLSQNLPLCLDYRSISSFF is encoded by the coding sequence GTGTACAAATATTTTATTGTAGACACTTCCGGTTCTCAGCCGTTTTTGGCCTATGTCGATTGTCGAGATGTTTTAGAAGTATGGTCTTTGCCTACAGGGCCAGATCAAGGAGTTGTGTTAAATTTCATTTTCAACAGCCTGGATTTGCCTTTCCAAGGTATTGGAGTCTCTGTTGGTCCTGGGGGATTTTCTGCAACTAGAGTGGGAGTTGCTTTTGCTCAAGGGCTCTCTCTGGCTAAAAATGTCCCTTTAGTTGGCTATAGCTCTTTAGAAGGATATCTTTCTTTGGGTCAAGAAGAGGAGGCTTTGCTTTTGCCTCTAGGGAAAAAGGGTGGGGTTGTAGCTTTAAACTCAGAGCTTTCTCTTGATGGTTTTCTGCTTACAGATACTACTTCTACTCCGGGAATTTTATTGTCTTATTCTGAAGCTCTAGAGTATTGTTTAGATAAGGGATGTTGTCATGTGATCTCTCCGGATCCAACGTATTTCGTAGAACTATTTTCTTTGCGTATTTCGGTAAGGAAGGTGGTTCCTTGTATCGATCGAATCCGTAAGTACGTTGTTTCGCAATTTGTTCTGTCTCAAAATCTTCCGTTGTGTTTAGATTACCGGAGCATCTCTTCCTTTTTTTAG